A single region of the Eremothecium gossypii ATCC 10895 chromosome V, complete sequence genome encodes:
- the FAB1 gene encoding 1-phosphatidylinositol-3-phosphate 5-kinase (Syntenic homolog of Saccharomyces cerevisiae YFR019W (FAB1)), translated as MDQEGGTHLGAAVGPTDQAEYLKQRASVSKAASQAHSETVLGELQRPMEDLGVSSESGMCNPIPIPQADTVKDELDYSSPSSGSSKLVSFQNSGVSVEDRTRTLHFSLGNGANNKRSSIYESKSTVTAIPIRTPKTHEFDDIASTKSVSSSLTASFSRNFLYGFYNTKKGQPRNRAILSKDYWMKDESAKECFACTKTFNTFRRKHHCRICGQIFCSNCTFLVHGDRFGYSGKMRICNGCSEHANNYEDSSDESSVDETSHVDQVSTTHIDPVNALHDDDMQSILTTGEDPRFLITPTPPPKMAIPATRQGESLEISFPSASGTNHHYPHFSYYHSNHHGHNHQENMHRQRRSNRDRYSLRDVDILSPITQESNSTLLQSSAQRSNSNIRSLQLGNLRQSLTSYINGHNNSAYAPLLPKQQTQAPNSIIGNGGHSTFKFEFNYGNDAPSAPKPAVHFQTSPSGTMLSPDPHDQPDDNCSEDEGSMSLYCSLNEPRASHQNPIRSLRNTSKSSQRAQASLQRMRSRRKSRSKSISVYNTGGKDTSILNYSAPNLLSVVSSDTELCSRTKDVSNLLRPRLWNEVLSSRDLRRVISSSSAFRLVSREGKSDLNEVSALHIDALLKQVLNDQELPTLSEWEKIFQPFLLKVQAVHLDARKLDDLDFKQHYLKIKRIAGGKIHDSCLLHGIVYSKGLPLKSMPRELHNPRILLIMFPLEYQKSENQLLSLVSVMAQEKEYLNKLVSRLTSLNPDIIFVGANVSGYALKILNDLGIVVQYNVKPQVIERIAKLTESDIAISVDKLATNIKLGTCEKFEVQSFIYQNLSKTYSFLTGCKPSLGATIVLRGEDNLTLRKIKDVTEFMVYSVFCLRLESSFFNDNFLQLSTAVYKDREAKRRNVVATGYFANFMDKYNARIFSVSPTVEFPEPYLLRKARELEAKLNQKLEELKQLEQSNNPKNLAIGLHIEGLNAQLLRPQDYSYLIKFIQEKEIEDLQLKFQRRKRQWEVSYSSSQNLLGTGSHQNITVLYSVISTKTATPCIGPQLVTIDYFWDNDVSMGQFIENVVATAYKPCGHSCGGLMLDHYRSYVHGNGKVDVLIEKFQSKIPLIQNIIFSWSYCKKCGNTTPTIQMSDRTWNYSLGKYLELLFWNTRDGLLGIGSCSHDFSKDHIRYFRLNDSIVRMEYSDIEVHELITPCPKITWRPHMDIKLKIESYYLILDKINAFYFSVIDRLDRVKLDSLPEDRMQSGQAKISELKAKAEDEKKQLIQYVDIIYRDTPGDKHLHMNATIRALHNNAAGWDADFSEFEKKFLPTDKDIARVTALQLKKLFVDSKREEKPTTDADKYKDSNIEGIPEEFSSDGLDQDASVEQSQLQDMPEVKMGDSTKPSASNSAKSHVLQRSRGSQGSQLSTHSQSSQSSHNSSRSLQLTEGSQLSRNSRGSQGSKGSLASKGSQPMLNVEPLDPEYLKRTSKEHYHVSTLEPLKQTLKDERKKSRVLDEAYKFEELIRQTSETQVPRCPFAGSQTAPVLRTIGTTVPSPEEYGNTNSSTKAETAHKDIRPALKDLRKLSMSSNNSSITQRSKDFPTDGKVGQLASFFDQIHFDALSKEFELQREMERLQMNKNKYKAMRVKSSKPIVEVYKNVKDAVDGPMKEETRNSTKMSVGNNTILNHHATQPFQNDLGTTSPEAVITEMPLRKGLETELENSIHLWSESILHANKQKDTKSTELLSGSNKNTQNEPLPPVTTTATVNMDNSSVPAPSEKLSLMKTLANFWADRSSTSWKPLEYPTTQSEHIFMDNAVIIREDEPSSLIAFCLSCSDYVKKINNMRSFGPGRPDSEICNMKQKKGLENESRRSFTESLDEAPDTESASPAIAADAEPLDLEKIMTKKTGMHLRYQFQDGSSVMSCKIFFYEQFEAFRRRCGCGDENFIQSLSRCVKWDSTGGKSGSAFLKTLDDRFVIKELSHAEIDAFVKFAPSYFEYMGQALFHELPTALAKIFGFFQIQIRNSATGKSFKMDVIIMENLFYDKKTTRIFDLKGTMRNRHVEQTGKENEVLLDENMVEYIYESPIFVREYDKRLLRASLWNDTLFLAKMNVMDYSLVIGVDNENHNLTVGIIDCIRTFTWDKKLESWVKEKGLVGGSTKEPTVVTPRQYKNRFREAMERYILMVPDPWYQEPHK; from the coding sequence ATGGACCAAGAAGGAGGAACGCACCTTGGTGCAGCAGTGGGGCCGACCGATCAGGCCGAATATCTTAAGCAGCGAGCCTCAGTTTCGAAGGCAGCATCACAGGCGCACAGCGAGACGGTCCTGGgggagctgcagcggccgATGGAAGATTTAGGGGTGAGCAGCGAGAGCGGCATGTGCAATCCTATCCCCATCCCCCAGGCGGACACGGTCAAGGACGAGCTGGACTACTCGTCGCCGTCGTCGGGGTCGTCGAAGCTGGTGAGCTTTCAAAACTCAGGCGTGTCCGTTGAGGACCGCACGCGGACGCTGCACTTTTCGTTGGGCAACGGGGCCAACAACAAGCGGTCGAGCATCTACGAGTCGAAGTCGACCGTGACTGCGATACCCATCCGGACGCCCAAGACGCATGAGTTTGATGACATTGCGTCGACAAAGAGCGTTTCCTCGTCGCTGACAGCGTCCTTTTCGCGCAACTTTCTGTATGGCTTCTACAATACGAAGAAGGGCCAGCCACGGAACCGTGCTATATTGTCGAAGGATTACTGGATGAAGGACGAAAGCGCCAAGGAGTGTTTTGCGTGCACAAAGACTTTTAATACCTTTCGGAGGAAGCACCACTGCCGTATTTGCGGCCAGATATTCTGCAGTAATTGCACGTTTTTGGTCCATGGGGACCGGTTCGGCTATAGCGGCAAAATGCGCATTTGCAATGGCTGCTCCGAGCATGCAAACAACTATGAGGACTCCAGTGACGAATCTTCCGTGGATGAGACGTCTCACGTCGATCAAGTGAGCACCACACACATTGATCCCGTGAACGCTCTGCATGATGACGACATGCAGAGTATCCTGACCACTGGGGAGGATCCGCGTTTTCTGATTAcgccgacgccgccgccgaaGATGGCTATTCCCGCTACGAGACAGGGTGAGTCTCTAGAGATCTCGTTTCCCTCCGCGTCTGGTACTAACCATCACTATCCACATTTCTCCTACTATCATTCCAACCATCACGGCCATAATCACCAAGAAAACATGCACCGGCAGAGGCGATCTAACAGAGACCGATACTCTCTGCGCGATGTTGATATTTTATCTCCTATCACCCAAGAGTCGAACAGCACCTTGCTGCAAAGCAGTGCACAGCGCTCTAATAGCAACATTAGGAGTTTACAATTGGGGAACTTGCGCCAGTCACTTACGAGCTATATTAATGGACATAATAATTCTGCATACGCTCCACTTTTACCGAAGCAACAGACGCAAGCTCCCAACAGCATAATAGGCAATGGAGGGCACTCTACTTTTAAATTTGAGTTTAACTATGGTAACGATGCGCCAAGTGCGCCAAAACCTGCTGTCCATTTCCAAACATCCCCCTCCGGGACGATGCTATCTCCAGATCCGCACGATCAGCCTGATGATAATTGTTCTGAGGATGAAGGCTCGATGTCCCTGTACTGTTCCTTGAACGAGCCCAGAGCTTCTCACCAAAACCCAATCAGATCACTGCGAAATACCTCAAAGTCATCCCAGCGTGCGCAGGCGTCACTACAAAGAATGAGGTCGCGGAGGAAAAGCAGGAGCAAGTCTATCTCAGTATACAACACAGGTGGCAAAGACACTTCCATTCTAAATTACAGCGCACCCAACCTTCTCTCAGTTGTTAGTTCAGACACAGAATTATGTTCTCGAACGAAGGACGTATCTAATCTATTGAGGCCTAGACTTTGGAATGAGGTTTTATCGAGCAGAGACCTACGGAGAGTAATTTCGAGTTCATCGGCATTCAGACTAGTTTCCAGAGAGGGTAAATCAGACCTCAACGAAGTTTCCGCGCTACATATAGATGCATTGCTCAAACAGGTTTTGAATGATCAAGAATTACCAACCTTGAGTGAATGGGAAAAGATTTTCCAGCCATTCTTGTTGAAAGTACAGGCCGTTCACCTAGACGCCAGAAAGCTTGATGACCTTGATTTTAAACAGCATTACCTAAAAATTAAAAGAATTGCCGGTGGTAAAATACACGATTCTTGCCTACTTCATGGAATTGTCTATTCGAAGGGGCTTCCCCTAAAATCCATGCCTCGAGAGTTGCATAACCCTCGCATATTATTGATAATGTTTCCCTTAGAATACCAAAAAAGTGAAAATCAGTTGCTCAGCTTGGTTtctgtcatggcccaggaGAAAGAGTACTTGAATAAATTAGTCTCCAGATTGACTTCTCTTAACCCGGACATAATATTTGTTGGAGCCAACGTTAGCGGTTATGCATTGAAGATCCTGAATGATTTGGGTATTGTGGTTCAGTATAATGTTAAGCCTCAGGTCATCGAACGTATTGCGAAACTCACAGAATCAGATATTGCGATCTCAGTTGATAAGTTAGCAACAAATATTAAATTGGGAACCTGCGAAAAATTCGAAGTTCAGTCTTTTATCTATCAGAATTTAAGCAAAACTTACTCATTTTTGACTGGATGTAAACCATCTTTGGGTGCAACGATAGTGTTAAGAGGAGAGGATAATTTGACATTGAGGAAAATAAAAGATGTCACTGAGTTCATGGTCTACAGCGTTTTCTGTCTCCGTTTAGAAAGCTCTTTCTTTAATGATAACTTCTTGCAATTGTCGACGGCGGTTTATAAGGATAGAGAGGCTAAGCGGAGGAATGTCGTAGCGACTGGTTATTTTGCGAATTTTATGGACAAATATAACGCTAGAATATTTTCTGTTTCGCCTACAGTTGAATTTCCTGAACCATACCTACTGAGGAAGGCCAGGGAACTGGAAGCAAAGTTAAACCAGAAATTGGAGGAATTGAAGCAACTTGAACAGTCCAATAATCCAAAAAACCTTGCTATTGGTCTCCATATAGAAGGTTTGAACGCACAGTTACTCAGACCACAGGATTATAGCTACCTGATCAAATTTATACAGGAGAAGGAGATAGAAGACTTGCAGTTGAAATTCCAACGTCGTAAACGCCAATGGGAGGTCTCATACTCCTCATCCCAAAATCTATTGGGCACGGGTTCTCATCAAAACATTACCGTTTTGTACTCAGTTATCTCTACAAAAACAGCAACTCCTTGTATTGGGCCGCAATTGGTGACTATTGATTATTTTTGGGATAATGACGTGTCGATGGGTCAGTTTATAGAGAATGTCGTTGCTACAGCTTACAAGCCATGTGGACATAGTTGTGGTGGATTGATGCTAGACCACTACAGAAGTTACGTGCATGGAAACGGAAAGGTCGATGTCTTGATTGAAAAATTCCAAAGTAAGATTCCCCTAATTCAAAATATTATCTTTTCTTGGAGCTATTGCAAGAAATGCGGTAATACGACACCGACAATTCAAATGAGTGACAGAACTTGGAACTATTCTTTGGGGAAATATTTAGAGCTACTGTTTTGGAATACGCGAGACGGATTACTGGGTATAGGAAGCTGTTCTCATGACTTCTCGAAGGATCATATAAGATACTTTAGGTTGAATGATTCAATAGTTCGGATGGAGTATTCTGATATTGAAGTTCACGAACTAATAACACCTTGTCCGAAAATCACTTGGAGGCCGCATATGGATATCAAGTTGAAGATAGAATCATATTATCTAATCCTGGACAAGATCAATGCCTTTTATTTTAGCGTCATCGATCGGTTAGATAGAGTGAAGCTAGACAGTCTTCCCGAAGATAGGATGCAAAGTGGACAAGCCAAGATATCTGAACTAAAAGCGAAAGCAGAGGATGAGAAGAAACAGTTAATCCAGTATGTGGACATTATTTATAGAGACACTCCGGGCGACAAACACCTTCATATGAACGCCACCATCAGAGCTTTGCATAATAACGCGGCTGGATGGGATGCCGACTTCTCTGAATTTGAAAAGAAGTTCTTGCCCACAGACAAAGATATTGCGCGCGTCACAGCTTTGCAGTTGAAGAAACTGTTTGTCGATTCAAAACGTGAGGAAAAGCCCACTACAGATGCTGATAAATACAAAGATTCTAATATAGAAGGTATACCGGAAGAATTCTCTTCAGATGGCCTGGATCAAGATGCTTCAGTGGAACAATCCCAATTGCAGGATATGCCGGAAGTAAAAATGGGTGATAGTACTAAGCCAAGCGCCAGCAATTCTGCTAAATCCCATGTCTTGCAAAGATCTCGAGGCTCACAGGGTTCACAACTATCTACGCATTCTCAAAGTTCTCAAAGTTCTCATAATTCCTCACGAAGTTTACAGCTTACAGAAGGATCACAGTTATCCAGAAATTCTAGAGGTTCCCAGGGTTCTAAGGGTTCTCTGGCCTCTAAAGGTTCACAGCCCATGTTAAATGTTGAACCGTTAGATCCCGAATACCTAAAGAGAACTTCAAAAGAACACTATCATGTATCCACGTTAGAGCCCTTGAAACAGACACTGAAAGATGAGCGTAAGAAATCTCGCGTTTTGGATGAGGCTTATAAATTCGAGGAACTTATCCGCCAGACTAGTGAAACTCAAGTCCCTAGATGTCCATTTGCGGGCTCACAGACAGCGCCCGTTCTGAGAACTATTGGCACAACGGTACCCTCACCTGAGGAATATGGAAATACGAATAGTAGTACCAAAGCTGAGACAGCACATAAAGATATACGGCCTGCTTTAAAAGACCTGAGAAAGCTGAGTATGAGTAGTAATAACAGTTCAATTACTCAGAGAAGTAAGGACTTTCCAACTGACGGTAAGGTTGGGCAACTAGCTAGCTTTTTTGATCAGATTCACTTTGATGCGCTATCAAAAGAATTCGAACTACAACGCGAGATGGAAAGACTTCAGATGAACAAAAATAAATATAAAGCTATGCGAGTAAAGTCTTCTAAGCCTATTGTAGAGGTGTACAAAAACGTTAAGGATGCCGTTGATGGGCCCATGAAGGAAGAAACAAGGAATTCTACAAAGATGAGCGTTGGCAATAATACTATTTTAAACCATCATGCAACGCAACCATTTCAAAATGATCTGGGGACTACATCGCCGGAAGCTGTAATCACAGAGATGCCCTTGAGAAAGGGTCTAGAAACAGAATTAGAAAACTCTATTCACTTATGGTCGGAAAGCATATTACATGCAAACAAGCAAAAGGATACAAAATCCACTGAACTATTATCCGGAAGTAATAAAAATACCCAAAATGAACCTTTGCCTCCCGTCACAACAACTGCCACGGTGAATATGGATAATTCATCGGTTCCCGCTCCTTCGGAAAAGCTATCATTAATGAAAACACTGGCAAACTTCTGGGCTGATAGGTCTTCTACATCTTGGAAGCCTCTCGAGTACCCTACAACCCAGAGTGAGCACATATTTATGGATAATGCCGTTATAATTAGAGAAGACGAGCCAAGTTCACTGATAGCTTTCTGCTTAAGTTGCTCCGATTATGTGAAGAAGATAAATAATATGAGAAGTTTTGGTCCAGGGCGTCCAGATTCGGAGATTTGCAACATGAAGCAGAAAAAAGGACTGGAAAATGAATCACGCAGGTCGTTTACAGAGAGTTTAGATGAAGCTCCAGATACCGAGTCGGCATCACCGGCAATAGCCGCGGACGCTGAGCCACTGGACTTAGAGAAGATCATGACCAAGAAAACGGGCATGCACCTCCGCTACCAATTCCAGGATGGGAGTTCCGTGATGTCCTGCAAGATTTTCTTTTATGAACAATTCGAGGCATTCCGTCGTCGCTGCGGCTGTGGAGATGAGAACTTCATCCAGAGTCTCTCGAGATGTGTCAAGTGGGATTCCACGGGCGGTAAAAGCGGAAGTGCTTTCCTCAAGACATTGGACGATCGCTTTGTTATCAAGGAGCTTTCGCATGCGGAGATTGATGCATTTGTGAAGTTTGCGCCCAGTTATTTTGAATACATGGGACAGGCTCTGTTCCATGAACTTCCAACCGCTCTCGCAAAGATATTTGGGTTCTTCCAAATCCAAATAAGAAATTCGGCCACTGGAAAGAGCTTTAAAATGGATGTGATTATCATGGAGAATTTATTCTACGACAAGAAGACCACAAGAATATTCGATCTAAAGGGCACTATGCGGAATCGTCATGTAGAACAGACTGGTAAGGAAAATGAGGTGCTTTTGGATGAGAACATGGTAGAGTATATCTACGAATCTCCAATATTTGTGAGAGAATATGATAAGCGCTTGCTCCGCGCCTCTCTCTGGAATGATACGTTATTCTTGGCTAAAATGAACGTTATGGACTATTCCTTAGTCATTGGTGTCGATAATGAGAATCATAATCTCACTGTTGGTATCATTGATTGCATTCGCACATTTACCTGGGATAAGAAACTTGAAAGCTGGGTCAAAGAAAAGGGGCTCGTTGGAGGAAGTACCAAAGAGCCAACTGTCGTAACACCAAGACAGTACAAAAATCGGTTTAGGGAGGCTATGGAGCGTTACATTTTAATGGTACCTGATCCTTGGTACCAAGAACCACACAAATAG
- a CDS encoding uncharacterized protein (Syntenic homolog of Saccharomyces cerevisiae YFR018C): protein MLRGTSIWCLVWYLAWQAAVGVLWAGRTRAHLLGQGHYGGTLELAMGLERATNASLLRPFNRTRVSGSAGSHSVQEFVRSYFAGLKQPWQAETQQFSEAGHKFANMVFTLGGGERQLVLAAHYDSLARPEGFIGAIDSAASCAMLLYVAQVLEALRIDFPLDGEERFTGLKLVFFDGEEAFEQWSPEDSLYGSRHMAEKWERDGTLQDVQLLVLLDLLGGPGEDLVPSYFKETHHYYEDLWVIEAKYNSEYSVSTSYLDPSAKARVYIDDDHMPFLRRGVPVLHLIPSRFPPNWHTLEDDFAHLDAEAVKKWTVMLVEFTLLQLGCYWDWE from the coding sequence ATGCTAAGGGGGACTTCGATATGGTGTCTCGTATGGTATCTGGCATGGCAGGCGGCGGTGGGTGTTCTCTGGGCTGGGCGCACACGAGCGCATCTGCTAGGGCAAGGGCACTACGGCGGCACTTTGGAGCTGGCGATGGGCCTAGAGCGGGCAACGAACGCCAGCCTCCTGAGGCCGTTTAACCGCACAAGAGTTAGCGGGAGTGCGGGGTCGCACAGCGTGCAAGAGTTTGTGCGGTCGTACTTTGCAGGCTTGAAGCAGCCCTGGCAAGCCGAGACGCAGCAATTCTCCGAAGCGGGGCACAAGTTCGCGAATATGGTGTTCACGCTTGGCGGCGGGGAGCGTCAGCTGGTGTTGGCTGCGCACTACGACAGCCTGGCCCGGCCCGAGGGGTTTATCGGCGCGATAGATAGCGCAGCAAGCTGCGCAATGCTACTTTATGTCGCACAGGTGCTGGAAGCCCTGCGGATAGATTTCCCTCTTGACGGGGAGGAGCGCTTCACGGGCCTGAAGCTGGTGTTCTTCGACGGCGAAGAGGCGTTCGAGCAATGGAGCCCCGAAGATTCGCTGTACGGCTCTCGGCACATGGCGGAAAAATGGGAAAGGGACGGCACGCTGCAAGAtgtgcagctgctggtgctgctggaTCTCCTGGGCGGGCCCGGCGAAGACCTGGTTCCCAGCTACTTCAAAGAAACGCACCACTACTACGAGGACCTGTGGGTGATCGAAGCGAAGTACAACAGCGAGTACTCGGTTTCTACGAGCTACCTGGACCCGTCTGCCAAGGCCCGCGTCTACATCGACGACGACCACATGCCGTTTCTGAGGCGCGGGGTGCCCGTGTTGCATCTGATCCCTTCGCGCTTCCCGCCCAACTGGCACACACTGGAAGACGACTTCGCACACTTGGACGCCGAAGCGGTCAAAAAGTGGACTGTGATGCTTGTGGAGTTCACTTTACTGCAGCTGGGCTGTTATTGGGACTGGGAGTAG
- the ADP1 gene encoding putative ATP-dependent permease ADP1 (Syntenic homolog of Saccharomyces cerevisiae YCR011C (ADP1) and YOL075C): MVRCATLFTFLTACISLGSAVQVVQRIQALPHRRPGPGDGDKEKCPPCFNCMLPGFECKQYSKCNPFTGRCDCRPGFGGDDCSQPLCGALSDRNDYRPARPQNEVCECGPGWGGINCNMCEEDAACDSMVPSGVRGTCYRGGMIVHSLHQGCNITNEKIVEMLGDKKPQVTFACNKTAGECDFQFWIDQEESFYCGLNECNFNYDLGSNSTHYECSEIRCECIPGRMLCGQKGSIDISEFLTEEIRGPGEFSCNVGTKECHFSEPSMDELIGTIFGDSYIKLRCSSGECLHYSEVPGYLPPPKQKLNFFGYLVLSVTSAVLMGSISLVVLFISRSPLFSNGHIELPEYDSMEEDFLKSGSMATLTFENLCYKVFPSRSSPVRILNSISGYVSPGEILAVMGGSGAGKTCLLDILGMKNKAGEVSGTVKINGVPITKHTVSKVVGFVDQDNHLLPTLTVYETVLNSALLRLPRSMSFAAKQKRVYQVLEELRIFDIRDRLIGNDFERGISGGEKRRVSIACELVTSPLILFLDEPTSGLDSNNANNVIECLVRLASQYRRTLVLSIHQPRSNIFRLFDNLVLLNEGEMVYSGPITRVNDFLRNTGFNCPSDYNIADYLIDINFMSPTAPSLENPDSADVEAEAGKSVENSLHVPELGRSSTQREWEHFALHRDELRSMLQTGEAAGAAGHMSSHNLSRLFKEGSHFGELLSHIEDVNKECHSNKLTLPSSYQGASFLQQLSILNSRSFKNIYRNPKLLIGNYVLTVILGLFLGALYYGIENDISGFQNRLGLFFFVLTYFGFLTFTGLSSFAQERIIFVKERSNNYYSPVAFYVSKVLSDILPLRVVPPILLCLVIYPLVGLNMSNGAFLNCIGILVLFNLSISMEILAVGLFFEDLNNSIVFSVLILLGSLLFCGLFVNTQRITNFAFRYMKNLSVFYYAYEALIINEVKSLTLRDKKYGLNIEIPGATILSSFGFSVQHLQLDIEMLGACCAVFLLAGYLVLQLLVIEHK, translated from the coding sequence ATGGTGCGCTGTGCCACGCTGTTCACGTTTCTCACCGCATGCATTTCGCTTGGTAGCGCAGTGCAGGTGGTACAGCGAATTCAGGCGCTACCCCATAGGCGGCCAGGTCCAGGCGACGGCGACAAGGAAAAGTGTCCCCCATGCTTTAACTGCATGCTCCCGGGGTTTGAATGCAAACAGTACTCCAAGTGTAACCCATTCACTGGTCGGTGCGATTGCCGGCCGGGATTCGGCGGGGACGACTGCTCGCAACCGCTATGTGGGGCGCTGTCAGACCGCAATGACTACCGGCCAGCAAGGCCGCAGAATGAAGTGTGCGAGTGCGGGCCCGGCTGGGGAGGTATCAACTGCAACATGTGCGAGGAGGATGCTGCATGCGACAGCATGGTGCCTAGTGGCGTTCGGGGAACGTGCTATAGAGGAGGGATGATTGTGCACAGTTTGCATCAGGGATGTAATATAACGAATGAGAAAATTGTGGAGATGTTGGGTGACAAGAAACCGCAGGTGACGTTTGCATGCAATAAAACTGCAGGTGAGTGTGACTTCCAATTCTGGATTGACCAGGAGGAGAGCTTTTACTGTGGGCTTAACGAATGCAATTTCAACTATGATCTGGGCAGCAATTCGACCCACTATGAGTGCTCTGAGATTCGCTGCGAGTGCATACCGGGAAGAATGCTCTGTGGACAGAAGGGCTCCATTGATATCTCGGAGTTTTTGACAGAGGAAATCAGAGGGCCTGGTGAGTTCAGCTGTAATGTGGGGACTAAAGAATGTCATTTCAGTGAGCCGAGCATGGATGAGCTGATAGGAACGATATTTGGAGACTCGTACATAAAATTGAGGTGTTCATCAGGTGAGTGTTTGCATTATAGCGAAGTTCCTGGCTACTTACCTCCACCAAAACAAAAACTGAATTTCTTTGGCTATTTGGTGCTTTCAGTTACCTCTGCAGTGCTAATGGGTTCAATTTCTTTGGTGGTCCTCTTTATCTCAAGAAGCCCACTGTTCTCGAACGGCCACATTGAGTTGCCTGAATATGACTCCATGGAGGAAGACTTCCTCAAGTCCGGGTCAATGGCCACTTTAACCTTTGAGAATTTGTGTTATAAGGTGTTTCCTTCTAGGTCATCTCCCGTCCGCATTCTAAATTCTATCAGTGGATATGTTAGTCCCGGCGAAATACTTGCAGTCATGGGTGGATCCGGAGCAGGCAAAACCTGTCTCTTAGATATTCTTGGGATGAAAAACAAGGCAGGTGAGGTCTCTGGTACAGTGAAGATCAATGGCGTGCCAATTACGAAGCATACTGTGTCCAAAGTTGTCGGTTTTGTCGATCAGGACAACCACCTTCTACCAACGCTTACCGTGTACGAGACTGTACTCAATAGCGCATTACTGCGCCTTCCAAGATCGATGTCTTTTGCTGCGAAGCAAAAGAGGGTATACCAGGTGCTAGAAGAACTCAGAATTTTTGATATTCGGGACCGATTGATTGGCAATGATTTCGAGAGGGGAATTAGCGGTGGTGAGAAGAGACGGGTCTCCATAGCCTGCGAGCTCGTGACTTCACCGCTGATTCTATTCCTTGATGAACCAACATCTGGGCTGGACTCGAATAATGCAAATAATGTCATTGAATGCCTTGTGAGACTGGCTTCTCAATATCGCAGAACACTTGTTTTGTCTATTCACCAACCCAGGTCGAACATTTTTAGACTTTTCGATAACTTAGTATTGTTGAATGAAGGCGAAATGGTATACTCCGGTCCTATCACCAGGGTGAATGACTTCTTACGCAACACCGGTTTCAATTGCCCTTCTGACTACAATATTGCGGACTATTTGATAGATATTAATTTCATGTCTCCTACCGCCCCCTCATTAGAGAATCCTGACAGTGCAGACGTCGAAGCAGAGGCTGGCAAGAGCGTCGAAAACTCTCTGCATGTTCCTGAGCTGGGTAGATCATCCACACAGCGGGAATGGGAGCACTTTGCCCTTCATCGCGACGAGTTGCGCAGTATGCTCCAAACCGGTGAGGCTGCTGGTGCCGCCGGACATATGTCCTCGCACAACCTATCACGCCTTTTCAAAGAGGGCTCCCATTTTGGTGAACTTCTTTCTCACATCGAGGATGTCAATAAAGAGTGCCATTCCAATAAGCTGACTCTGCCCTCCTCCTACCAGGGTGCGTCGTTCCTGCAACAGCTATCCATCTTGAACTCGCGTTCTTTCAAAAACATATACCGGAATCCTAAGCTCCTGATAGGCAACTACGTGCTCACAGTTATCCTTGGCCTTTTCTTGGGCGCCCTCTACTATGGAATCGAGAACGACATCAGTGGGTTTCAGAACAGGCTTGGCCTCTTTTTCTTTGTCCTGACATACTTCGGTTTCCTCACCTTCACCGGACTGTCCTCATTTGCCCAGGAGCGCATCATATTTGTCAAGGAGCGTTCCAACAACTACTACTCGCCTGTGGCATTCTATGTGAGCAAGGTGCTGAGTGACATCCTGCCGCTCAGGGTCGTTCCTCCGATCCTACTCTGCCTGGTAATCTACCCGCTCGTGGGCTTGAACATGTCCAATGGCGCCTTTTTGAACTGCATTGGCATTTTAGTACTTTTCAACCTGAGCATATCTATGGAGATCCTGGCTGTTGGCCTCTTTTTCGAGGACTTGAACAACTCGATTGTTTTCAGTGTGCTGATTCTCCTTGGCTCCTTGCTCTTCTGCGGACTTTTCGTCAATACCCAGCGCATTACGAACTTTGCGTTCAGATACATGAAGAACCTGTCTGTCTTCTACTATGCCTACGAAGCGCTGATCATTAACGAGGTCAAGAGTTTGACACTTAGGGACAAGAAGTACGGCCTGAACATAGAGATACCCGGCGCCACCATTCTCAGCAGCTTCGGGTTTTCTGTGCAGCATCTGCAGCTGGACATCGAGATGCTGGGCGCGTGTTGCGCTGTATTCCTGCTCGCAGGGTACTTAGTCTTACAGCTACTAGTCATAGAGCATAAGTAG